A stretch of the Gracilinanus agilis isolate LMUSP501 chromosome 4, AgileGrace, whole genome shotgun sequence genome encodes the following:
- the PFKFB2 gene encoding 6-phosphofructo-2-kinase/fructose-2,6-bisphosphatase 2 — translation MSENLVPAPEQNSHEIKATNLRQSEKKCSWASYMTNSPTLIVMIGLPARGKTYVSKKLTRYLNWIGVPTKVFNLGVYRREAVKSYKSYDFFRHDNEEAMKIRKQCALVALEDVKAYLTDDCGQIAVFDATNTTRERRDMILNFAKENAFKVFFVESVCDDPDVIAANILEVKVSSPDYPERNRENVMEDFLKRIECYKVTYRPLDPDNYDKDLSFIKVINVGQRFLVNRVQDYIQSKIVYYLMNIHVQPRTIYLCRHGESEFNLLGKIGGDSGLSLRGKQFSQALRKFLEEQEIVDLKVWTSQLKRTIQTAESLGVTYEQWKILNEIDAGVCEEMTYEEIEKQYPEEFALRDQEKYLYRYPGGESYQDLVQRLEPVIMELERQGNVLVIAHQAVMRCLLAYFLDKNADELPYLRCPLHTIFKLTPVAYGCKVETVKLNVEAVNTHRDKPTNNLPKNQTPVRMRRNSFTPLSSSDTIKRPRNYSVGSRPLKPLSPLRALDAQEGADQPKTQVSVPVV, via the exons ATGTCTGAGAATCTGGTGCCAGCCCCAGAACAGAACAGTCATGAAATCAAGGCTACTAATCTTAGACAGTCAGAGAAGAAGTGCT CATGGGCCTCCTACATGACAAATTCCCCAACCCTTATTGTAATGATCGGCCTGCCAGCCCGGGGCAAGACCTACGTATCCAAGAAACTCACTCGATACCTCAACTGGATTGGGGTACCCACCAAAG TGTTTAATCTCGGAGTATATCGACGTGAAGCGGTCAAATCGTATAAATCCTATGACTTCTTCCGGCATGATAATGAAGAGGCCATGAAGATCCGAAA ACAGTGTGCCCTGGTGGCCCTGGAGGATGTTAAGGCCTATTTGACTGATGACTGTGGTCAGATTGCG GTATTCGATGCTACCAACACCACCCGGGAGAGGAGGGACATGATCTTGAACTTTGCCAAGGAGAATGCCTTCAAG GTATTCTTTGTGGAATCCGTCTGCGATGATCCTGATGTGATTGCAGCCAACATTCTG GAAGTGAAGGTATCGAGCCCTGACTACCCAGAGAGGAACAGGGAGAATGTGATGGAGGACTTCTTGAAGAGAATCGAGTGTTACAAAGTCACCTATCGGCCTCTCGACCCTGACAACTATGACAA GGATCTGTCCTTCATCAAGGTGATCAACGTGGGGCAGAGGTTCCTGGTGAACCGGGTACAGGACTACATCCAGAGTAAGATAGTATACTACCTCATGAACATCCATGTCCAGCCCCGAACCATCTATCTCTGTCGACATGGAGAGAGCGAATTCAACCTCTTAGGCAAAATTGGGGGTGACTCTGGTCTCTCTCTCCGAGGAAAGCAG ttttctcaagcaCTAAGGAAGTTCCTGGAGGAACAGGAGATTGTGGACCTCAAAGTGTGGACCAGTCAGCTAAAGAGAACCATCCAGACTGCAGAGTCCCTTGGAGTGACTTATGAGCAGTGGAAGATACTGAATGAGATTGATGCT GGTGTGTGTGAAGAAATGACCTATGAGGAGATTGAGAAGCAATACCCAGAAGAGTTTGCCCTCCGGGACCAAGAGAAGTATTTGTATCGTTACCCAGGAGGGGAG TCATACCAGGACCTGGTGCAGCGGCTGGAGCCAGTCATCATGGAGTTAGAACGCCAGGGCAATGTTCTCGTCATCGCCCACCAGGCTGTCATGCGCTGCCTTCTGGCCTACTTCTTGGACAAGAATGCAG ATGAGCTCCCATACTTGAGGTGCCCACTCCACACCATCTTCAAACTCACACCTGTGGCCTATG GGTGCAAAGTGGAAACAGTAAAGCTCAATGTGGAAGCTGTGAACACTCACCGAGATAAGCCAACT AACAACCTCCCCAAGAATCAAACCCCTGTAAGGATGAGAAGGAACAGCTTTACGCCTCTGTCCAGTTCGGATACAATAAAGCGCCCGAGAAATTACAGTGTTGGGAGCCGGCCCCTCAAGCCCCTCAGCCCTCTCCGTGCCCTGGATGCTCAAGAAGGGGCTGACCAGCCGAAGACCCAAGTCAGCGTTCCAGTGGTGTAA